A genome region from Triticum aestivum cultivar Chinese Spring chromosome 2B, IWGSC CS RefSeq v2.1, whole genome shotgun sequence includes the following:
- the LOC123040996 gene encoding dihydrolipoyllysine-residue acetyltransferase component of acetoin cleaving system, with protein sequence MPSSTLGIAPLLDAYFRRRFAAAGLVQASVPLDGGATMMQCWRFPPGASEELPVLVLLHGFGPPATWQWRPQVGPLSRRFRLVVPDLLFFGGSRTSPTPVDGECSEAHQAEAVAKLIGAVVPPSARVSVVGTSYGGFVAYHVARLLGAEAVERVVIASSDLLKGDADDRALLARGGAERVEDLMLPRTPEKMRRLMELAYHRPRRFIPGFLLRDLVQYLYSENIEEKEGLIKAISLGNKDKFQLTPLPQQVLVLWGEHDQIFPIEKAFQVTRQLGANVRLEILKNTGHMPQEEDTKRFNEALLNFLLPAPSSSL encoded by the exons ATGCCTTCGTCGACGCTCGGGATCGCGCCGCTGCTGGACGCCTACTTCCGGCGCCGCTTCGCCGCGGCGGGCCTGGTCCAGGCGTCCGTGCCGCTGGACGGCGGCGCCACCATGATGCAGTGCtggcgcttcccgcccggcgccagcgaGGAGCtccccgtcctcgtcctcctccacggctTCGGCCCGCCGGCGACGTGGCAGTGGCGGCCCCAGGTGGGCCCGCTGTCGCGCCGGTTCCGCCTCGTCGTGCCTGACCTCCTCTTCTTCGGCGGTTCCCGCACGTCGCCCACGCCGGTCGACGGCGAGTGCTCCGAGGCCCACCAGGCCGAGGCGGTGGCGAAGCTCATAGGCGCGGTCGTGCCCCCCTCGGCCAGGGTGTCGGTGGTTGGGACCAGCTACGGCGGCTTCGTGGCGTACCACGTGGCGAGGCTGCTGGGGGCCGAGGCCGTGGAGCGGGTGGTGATCGCGAGCTCCGACCTGCTCAAGGGCGACGCCGACGACCGCGCCCTGCTGGCGCGCGGCGGGGCCGAGCGCGTGGAGGACCTGATGCTGCCGCGCACCCCCGAGAAGATGCGGCGGCTCATGGAGCTCGCCTACCACCGCCCCCGCCGGTTCATCCCGGGCTTCCTGCTCCGCGACCTCGTTCAG TATCTCTACAGCGAGAACATAGAGGAGAAGGAGGGGCTGATCAAAGCTATATCCCTGGGGAACAAAGACAAGTTCCAGCTCACTCCACTCCCCCAG CAAGTTCTTGTGCTGTGGGGAGAGCATGACCAGATCTTCCCCATAGAGAAGGCATTCCAGGTGACGAG GCAGCTAGGTGCAAATGTTAGGCTGGAGATCCTGAAGAACACTGGCCATATGCCGCAGGAGGAGGACACAAAGAGGTTCAACGAGGCTCTCCTCAACTTCCTGCTGCCCGCTCCGAGTTCATCGCTGTAA
- the LOC123040997 gene encoding uncharacterized protein, producing the protein MSSSHRSHLTCRPTADTATSARRPGSALAQQLVGEPLPIIKCDHCWRLVVRHVSSMPKHPRWVYFKCEKDGDGCKFWYWEEEYIDLLIARNLLDVGALVARDEAREDAMFKFEEEEKKEVCKLKPVGKRNNVVNQEMEKALIGLTGAVKEVVFLLKCVFFLVVFFGLVLLVKNWWSM; encoded by the exons ATGTCCTCCTCCCACCGCTCGCATCTCACATGTCGGCCGACCGCCGACACAGCAACGTCCGCTCGTCGGCCAGGCTCGGCCCTCGCCCAACAGCTCGTCGGTGAGCCTTTGCCGATAATCAAGTGTGACCACTGCTGGCGGCTCGTGGTGCGCCATGTTTCGAGCATGCCGAAACATCCCAGATGGGTTTACTTCAAGTGCGAAAAGGACGGG GACGGATGCaaattttggtattgggaagaagaataTATTGATCTATTGATAGCAAGAAATTTGCTTGATGTTGGTGCATTAGTTGCTAGAGATGAAGCTAGAGAGGATGCAATGTTCAAGTTTGAAGAGGAAGAGAAGAAAGAAGTGTGCAAGCTGAAGCCGGTAGGGAAAAGAAACAATGTAGTCAATCAAGAGATGGAGAAAGCATTGATTGGATTAACAGGAGCAGTTAAGGAAGTAGTGTTTCTATTAAAATGTGTATTTTTTCTTGTAGTTTTCTTTGGATTGGTTCTCTTAGTGAAGAATTGGTGGAGTATGTAA
- the LOC123040999 gene encoding DNA-directed RNA polymerase III subunit rpc31 produces the protein MSFRGRGGRGGGRGGRGGRGGRGFGGASYDHPAKHAPHEDFPEITLPEMTCAKATNEEKALILSTLKLDDFMRNSCYYLEPDAPKKKNDDKEIERYSDRKRKTQSKREALASYLKLIPANFPAELLHGSKRAQPVQKKLRWDKDADNQAFDIFEKLEAKQKDGEEKTEKEGDEEEDDEEEEAEAEESSDDDYNQNIEFDDDDDDWNQEEEAHEDCYD, from the exons atgtCGTTCCGCGGCcgtggagggagaggaggagggagaggcggccgcggaggaagaggaggcagaGGCTTCGGGGGCGCCAGCTATGACCACCCCGCCAAGCACGCTCCCCACGAGGACTTCCCG GAGATCACCCTGCCGGAGATGACCTGCGCCAAGGCGACCAACGAGGAGAAGGCTCTGATACTGTCCACCCTGAAGCTCGATGATTTCATGAGGAATTCTTGCTACTACCTGGAGCCGGATGCCCCCAAGAAAA AGAATGACGACAAAGAGATCGAAAGATATTCTGATAGGAAGCGTAAAACACAAAGCAAACGGGAAGCTCTTGCATCATACCTCAAACTGATCCCTGCAAATTTTCCTGCAGAACTGCTACATG GTTCTAAACGAGCGCAACCAGTTCAGAAAAAACTTCGGTGGGATAAAGACGCAG ATAATCAGGCATTTGATATATTCGAGAAACTTGAAGCGAAGCAGAAG GATGGAGAGGAGAAGACCGAAAAGGAgggtgatgaggaggaggatgatgaagaggaggaagcagaagcgGAAGAAAGTTCAGATGACGATTATAATCAG AATATCGagtttgatgatgacgatgatgactggAACCAAGAGGAGGAAGCCC ATGAAGACTGCTATGATTGA